The DNA region ttccaattattctattacaacatgcaaattttatatcatgCATTTGACACGCTTTATTCGTGCTGAGttcagcataaatatatttttttccaattatttctatacttttccACATGATTTTGACGATCCCGTTATTTAACTATGATGTTATTACGACACGTGATTGTTAATTGTgcaattaaataatcactttttgatacgGTATTTCGGTACAGTTTTATCATAAATCCTAGTtatttttccttcgtttttATTTCCGCAACGAATATTATTTGGTCAAATGTGGTAATTTATTGTGATTTGGTCAAAAACCAAATATtcggcaaaaaaaaagaagaaaaaatcgacTGAACGCCGTACACTTGGGGCCAAATAGCAAATTCTTTTTCTGCTACTAAATGCTGAAACTAAGATTTTAATGCtcagaataatatttcctggaaaaacgtattcataaattaactctaaaaagAACGTTTTTGCCAATCAAGGCGAATCAAgaacgtttttgaaaatgtcgaaAAGCGAAACagagaacataaaaatcaatcttaatttttgaaaaatttttttaaagctgaacatctcagtttttcaattaccagaaaaagccaagaaaaaagaattaagtcaacagaaatgctattaaaaattactgcgNNNNNNNNNNNNNNNNNNNNNNNNNNNNNNNNNNNNNNNNNNNNNNNNNNNNNNNNNNNNNNNNNNNNNNNNNNNNNNNNNNNNNNNNNNNNNNNNNNNNNNNNNNNNNNNNNNNNNNNNNNNNNNNNNNNNNNNNNNNNNNNNNNNNNNNNNNNNNNNNNNNNNNNNNNNNNNNNNNNNNNNNNNNNNNNNNNNNNNNNNNNNNNNNNNNNNNNNNNNNNNNNNNNNNNNNNNNNNNNNNNNNNNNNNNNNNNNNNNNNNNNNNNNNNNNNNNNNNNNNNNNNNNNNNNNNNNNNNNNNNNNNNNNNNNNNNNNNNNNNNNNNNNNNNNNNNNNNNNNNNNNNNNNNNNNNNNNNNNNNNNNNNNNNNNNNNNNNNNNNNNNNNNNNNNNNNNNNNNNNNNNNNNNNNNNNNNNNNNNNNNNNNNNNNNNNNNNNNNNNNNNNNNNNNNNNNNNNNNNNNNNNNNNNNNNNNNNNNNNNNNNNNNNNNNNNNNNNNNNNNNNNNNNNNNNNNNNNNNNNNNNNNNNNNNNNNNNNNNNNNNNNNNNNNNNNNNNNNNNNNNNNNNNNNNNNNNNNNNNNNNNNNNNNNNNNNNNNNNNNNNNNNNNNNNNNNNNNNNNNNNNNNNNNNNNNNNNNNNNNNNNNNNNNNNNNNNNNNNNNNNNNNNNNNNNNNNNNNNNNNNNNNNNNNNNNNNNNNNNNNNNNNNNNNNNNNNNNNNNNNNNNNNNNNNNNNNNNNNNNNNNNNNNNNNNNNNNNNNNNNNNNNNNNNNNNNNNNNNNNNNNNNNNNNNNNNNNNNNNNNNNNNNNNNNNNNNNNNNNNNNNNNNNNNNNNNNNNNNNNNNNattgctattgattttgcaactatatacatgtattcttatagaaggatatacattcatacagaaatattgtaatatacttattgaaaatagtgatacttaacttttatcattatagcttgatttgcaaaggattaaaaatttagcacttcttaataaacaaacaaaaaaacttggaactattaataaattcaagaactaaagagaagaatttaaaattttgcatttcttaaatattagaaataagctaaacaaaactttcaaaacttgtaactactaacaaactctaagtcaGGAATGACTTGATGTTCgtcagtaatgtaatatgccaaacaaaatgatgcttggaaatgttgaaaattttgtttagtatcctaatattttacttcaaatagtatgatttgatataatcatgttgggaaaatgcaaaaatctgtttttaaatatcttttagcaactttttttctaattttattgcccaaaaatgaattaattttaaatcataagcagttaaactcaaattaaaataccgttttctcaaaactatgggttttttgacagttttgacagcggggtttttgacatgacggtaaaaaccatggtataaaccggtaaaaaccgtcatgtgtcaaaaacttgccaaccctgttaataatataaagagtTTGTTCTTGATTAccacatattattttaagtctGTGAGACAAGGAAACTAGTGGCATATATAGTCTGCCGATATAacatatatatgaaaaatattgtagttcATGATATAGTCCTTACTATATTAATGGAAGCCGCTGTCATTGATTATTCTTAAACCTATGTTGCTTGTCCAAAAGATTGTTCTTGAACTATCCTAATCGAATATATCTTGGAAattaaattctatgtaaaaatgCTGCTTTACTAAATGccaattttaatcacttttttttaaaatattactttctgtTTTAAAAGATCTAggtataaatctattttaagaaagttagCAAATCAATAAAAGTTGCATGTGTGTtgatatgcatttaaaaaaaaatttatatttatattagtaacaaaatctctaatttttacttttttctttttagaaaactgATTTGCAAAAATGCCTATACTGCGACTCACTGATAATTACTGCCCATAAGTCTTTTTATCAACACATGAAAGCTTACCATCCTGATAAAGTAGAAGATcataaaagtaagatttttttatgtagatacttatttttttaaatgtaaaatgttataatttggtaaaatacaattaaaatttgtgttctttttttatttatttcttgtgttTTTTTAGACCAAGATACAGTATATGATCCTGATGAAGACCCTTCATCATCCTTTGTAACTACTGATGATGATGCTAGCTTAGTAATGCATGTGGAAGAAGTCACTGAATCACCTGTAAAATACCAGAGAACAAGAAAAgcatcattaaaagaaaataatcagaCTGTGTGGAAACACAAAATGAAATCTATTAATGAGGCTGCCATTAAAAACATCGATCAGTTTCAAAAATGTGTTAGGTTTAATTCaattgttgataaaataaattcagttgATGAAGTTGTTCATACAATTGAGGAATTACAAGAAGCTACTACCATCAGATCTCAAAGAACccctaaaaaaagtaaaaatatagttccacaaaatgttattgaaaatgaGTTATATTTTGAAGACCCAGACGACTCTGTTGATGAACCATCAATCGACTCTGAAGTTGTTCAAAGAACTCCGAAAACTGGAACTAAATCTGTGTTTGTTTTAGACAATGAGTATTACAAAAGATACCatgaaaatttaacaatgaCAAGGGATTGGTCATCCGCTCGCAAAACCTACACCCGTTCTCGCAATTCTAACAGTATGGGGGAGTCAAAATTTTGTTCACAAATGTTAAATGATTCTAGTCAAGATGGACAAACCATGAATGAGTTTTCCGATTCTACAGGATTTCAGCAAGTGTTAGAACTTCAGCATTCAGATCACTCAACTTCAAATCCTTCACTCAGTTCGGACGATAGGCTCCAACTCACAGAAAATTTAGCGCCTAAAGATTTGATATTGCCATTAGATCCAAAAAATGTTGATTACAATTTAGAGATAATTGCTACTGAAGAAGCGTGTATCGATTTAATTATGAATCCTGATGATGCCAAATCtgttaaaagttataaagaaaataatgaaagcgaGTCTAAATCAATACTAAATCAGAGAAAGTTTATAAATCCAGTAAAATCATTAAGTTTTGAAGATGCAGACTTCAAAGAAGACTTCAATCAAATCAATACATTTCGTAAAAAGAGTCTAGAGTTACGTCCCATTATTACCTATGGTGAGCGAGTTGTTGAAGAACAAGTTGTTACTCCCAGAAATACTACAGTAGACTTCaatgatttattgaaaaatgtgaaGACTTCAAGAACTGAAAATGATAGCTTAAATTTAGtaacaagtaataaatattctgggagatttttaaaacctgttggtaattttcagagaaataaagcaaaaattagtgCTAAAGGGTTAAGTTACTACCGTACTAAACATTCCAAGACTAAACATTTCAACAAATCTAAGTTAAATGTCCTTACTCTCTTTTCTTGCAAAGCAGCAAAAAAGAGAAGgttgaataaaaacaatacaaaattttcgaaattttatcgGCAATCTAAATATGCCTGTGCTGAAAGTGCACAAATATCTTGTTCAGAAACTAAACAGGCAAACAAAATGGTGAAACATGACACAATAGGAAAGTCTTTTAAAAGAACTAAACAGATGAATTTGCATAACACaaataaaactcataaatttCCTTTGAAGAAAGCAATCACTGAAAAGAAAGTTAATTCAAATTCTACAAGAACTGAATCTATTCCAAACTACTCTGCCACAGCAAAGTATAAGAGTTTTTCGGAAGTTAGTGACTTTCTTTATGAGCAGTCTGCAGCATcttataataaagtaatatctaATGTCATTTTAGATTGTGAAACTACTTTGATTGATTATCAAGAAATGGGTGAATTGTGTGCACcggaaatttctgaaaatttgaattatgctGAAAGTAATGTTACTTCTGAAACTGTAATAGaagcttcaaaaaatttgaattctgagGAAAATACtgtttcttctgaaattacacCAAAGACTactgaaaacttaaattatgttGAAAGTTTCAATACTTCTGAAGCAAGGGGTAGTAACAAATTTTGTAACTCACATAGTAGTATTTCGCATGAACAGACTGAAACTGTAAGTCAAGTGCAAAATGTAACTGACCAAGCtaatatttgtaaagaaataattaaagaagtGCAAATTATTTCAGGTACAAAAACAAATGTTGAGGCATTTgatcaagataaaattaaaaaaagtgacttAGGTTGCAcacaagaaaataattcttctgtagaaagtaaaacattaaatgattctttaaatttGCCTGAATCAAATAATgctgaaaaaactaattttcatgaACCTGGAGCatgccaaaatatttcagatagctctttaaacaagaataaaacaGACAATATAGACGCTGATCATATCATTTGTAAGGATAGTCCTACAAAAGCAAAAGAAGTGATGTTTCAACAAACCAATAATGCTGAAAAATCTGTGGAAATCATTAATCATTCCACCGGTCAAGACAAGGATTGTGACACAGTTGTATCTAGTATGTTGGTGGATACGTGCAGTGATTCTGAGAAAGTAGCTTTGtcatctgaaaaaaattctttagtcattgaaaaagatgaaaatagtTCTAAGACATCAGGGAATTACAGTATAGGAGATATTTCAGAAACTACTCtgttatcaaataataaagttaatgcTGAAGTTgaagatactttaaaaaattctgtttgcttaGATCAAATGAAGTTATCAACTGATAAATCAATGCCACACTCAtcaaatgttgattttttggaaaaagctcTTCATAACCAACCTGGTACTGAAACTCAAATTTCCACCactcttaatgttaattctgAAAGTACTTCTTTTGTCTTATCAACTGTTACTGATGAGAGAAAtaaaggaaatgaaataaaacacaatgaaaaacttaatgaaaataataaagtatgccTTGTAATGGATCGCCAACCCTCAATATCATGTTTATCAATTCAGTCTGACAATACTTCAGCTGAGATTAATGTGAAAGCATCTGTAACTAATAGTGTTGAAATTCTATGTAGTAATGTTTCAAACTCTGGTGAATCAGTCATAGAAAAGGTTGGCGAGAATTGTTCTGATAAATCAAATTCAAAGAATGTAGTATCAATGAAAGAAGTCATGAATGTGGAAACTAGCTTATCACCCATAGATAAAAAAGGTAAAGATGAagaaagtgtagaaaaaaaagtcactCACAAGGGTGATGAGATTATCACGAATTTAAATTCATCCCAAACTAAGTTGGAAGACACTGCATTAGCTGAACATTCGCTCTCTGCTTCCACCAGCAATTTATCTTTAACAAATGATAGGATCAGTGTGGAATTAAACACATCACAAACAGTTAGAAAAAGGGGCAGGCCTagaaaggaaaagaagaaagaCATTTGTGAAGGGGACAGGActgaaaagaatgaaatagaGGCAGGTATATGCCAAAAAACTGAAGctgttaaaaacttaaatttgtcaATTGAATTAAGAGAGGGTGAGTTAACTGAACATTTGCCTTCCACATTAGTTTGTTATTCATCTTTAACAGGGGAAGTTATAAATGGGGAAATTAGTACAccacaaatagttaaaaaaagaggaagacgTAAAAAAGAATTGGCTAATAATGTAACTAATACTGAGGCTTTAGGTTCTGATGACATTGCTTCAGTAAAAGTTAGTACATTTTTAAGTCCAACTGATTCCGCTGTTACCACCTCTTCCAGAAAATCTGCCAGAATAAGATCCAGAAAAGAGTCCATGAAGCAATTAGATGCTgacaatgatattttaaatacagaaaaattagAGCTTATTCGAAGTAAGGAAGTTAACTCTGATTTGAAGAGCATGGATAGGGAAGTGGAACATGAAATCAAAGAAAACTTTATCAATCAAGATAATCTTGACGAAAATGTGGAAGCTGATTTGGTATCAgaacataaagtaaaaaattcttctgTTATGCTGTCTCCAAATCTCCATAGGGATAGTGGTCTAAGTGAAAAGTCATTCACATCTGAGTTAGATTCTTCACTAAGCTTGCCTGCAAAAGCAAAAAAGCGTGGTAGACCTAGGAAATATCCAAGTCCTACTTTTGACATAGTGAGTGGAAAAACTGGTTTGTCTCTGAATTCTAATGCTATTAAGCATCCAGAAACCAGTTTTAAACTTTCTGGTGGGGAAGTCTGCAGTAAAGGAAATATAGTTGAAAGCTTAAAAGAAGCTAATTCAAGCTTTACTGAAGAGTCTAATTccgtttttgaagaaaatgctCTTGTAGCTAAGAAAGCTGGTGTAAAAATACTAGATCGGAGTGGAACACccaaaaaaaagagaggaagaCCCAGGAAATACCCATTGAAAGAACAGAGTAATGAGCTATTAAATAGTGTACCCAGTGatataaatgaaagtaattCCCATTTTATACCATCAAAGCGCAGAggaagaaagaaacaaaaacttgaCTCTCATGTTTTATCATTTAACAATGCAGGTGTATCTGAAAGAAATGACTACTCTCTTTTGGCTAATGTTACTCAACTTCATGATCCAAATTTTCGTAAAAGTCCACGAAAAGGTCAGCCTAAAAAATGTGCAAGATATGCATACATAAATTCGACTGTTGAAAACTGTGATCAACTTATTGAAGATAgtgattttgaagaaaaaactgtGCTTCTCCCAAAATCAGGGAAAAGGAAGGGTATTAAAAGGAAACGTGAATCTGATTTTTCTCCAGAGCAAACTCCATCTGAAACTTCAAGTGTAGAAGACATGTTTATCTCTGGTGCTTCAAATGTACTGATGGAAGGGGTCACCTTACCTCCCAAACAAACAAGGATATCAGATACAAGCTATTCTGGAAAACCCAACAGACGAAATTTCCATGATAAATCTATGAATAGATTGTATAACAAAGTTTTGAAGGTAAATTATGTTTTAGGAAATttatctttagtttttaaataatgtaaaactattattaattttaataatctgatTATTATTCTCTTAGTAAGAAGGAAATTgcttatttcagaaaaaattaaatttttattattatttgacgAGTAGAGGCGCAGGAATAATATCTCGTTTATCTTTCTAATGTTCCATAATTGTTTCAGAATTTGCTGCTTCTCaagaaatagtattaaaaaacctttttaagataaaaaatctttttaagtgtGATCTGCAATTGACAGTTTTTAACAGGGAATCAgtttaaaactagaaatttcTACATACTGTAACTTTGCTTCTCCTTCTTTTTAGTACGATTGCcggaaaataaatgtaatattttctcaGGCATCACTTttctgcattaatttttttttataggtactgataattaaaacaaatcgaTCAAACTATAGGTCATATTGCAAACAGTGACACTATCagggttataatttttttaaacgaaaatattcAAAGTTTCAGGTTTAaagaaactgttaaaaaatatacactatgtaaatatataccaataaatattatacatcgTGGCAACTGGTTTTTCGATTTCTagtataaatgataatttaagcCACGAAATAAGATGAAAATACATTCTTgctaagcaaaaaaattttttactgatttgtTTTCTTGTCCCTCAAATTATGTAAGCATTTCTGATCTGAGAAGTATGGtacaataatttagtttaagttATAGGGtgcgaagcatttttttaaaagttgctaaattttgattttattctttttttttaaatcccttaaaagtgctttttcaatggttcttttttaaaaaatgcttaattttcttctttccaaaataaggtttttgtttctttgcaaagtcgaatcttttcataaattacataaaaagctTGTTTTCACAATGTTCTGTTCAccgtttttacaattcattaaaCCACAATCTGTTTTTGACTACCATCTTCCTTATTCtgtgaaagcgccaatcattttacatgctGCATGAATCATTCACGGGTCTGCACGTGTATGCATTGAGTTACCTTCAATGGGAAGGATTCTTTCAATCATGTATAACTCACATACAGTGCTTCATCTCCCTCCCTCTGAAATCAAACCACATGTCTCTCATGTTATTTCTGATCATGGAGACCAACTAAacataactgattttttttcttcctgaacaGCAAATTACCCTATTGAAGCGAAGCACCGTAGACCAATGACATTCTTGCACTGTTCAATTTATTGATCAGTATGTATCCCAATCTTGACTTGGGGATCATTCTgtaattaagtattttcatGTGGGTCAGAGCTTCAGCACTTCTAAATTTTCGTCTccccttttattcattttattttataagagtaAGAATTGATTGAGAATTTTTAATCATGGGACTTTGTTCCTGAGCGATTTACTAATTGCCTAAAATGATTTAGGTTTTTATTGTAGTCTTATTTTATTGCACttgctaattaaataattcagtaTTCTTGAgctatttcatgaaaaaaataaaacaattatttttagaagcaagattttttttaagatatatgaATTGAGAgagtttttactattttacgATTACCAGATGCAGTTAGAAGGCTTATGTGATTTAGATttgttatttagaaataatataatttatatctttatcatttcatttaaaaataatggaaattaaaaattaaattatcttagaTTGGTTAAATATGATGAATATTTGGACTCTTAAGTTATAATGAACTTCTGACCAAAAATGTTTAGCTTTCACTGTAAAAAtgttcactttatttttatttcgaaattttttaaaacatttcaaagttTGTTAATCGTTCTAActtgcaaattattataaaattttaatggttgaccattcatttatttacatttgtactatgcatttattaagattttcttatttttcataattctctACTTATCTTTATCAATTTAGTATGTTCAGTgacattaatctttatttaaatttaaaaagtattccaaataactttttttcggtttaactacttataattttgaatttaattattttaacataattgcatcaagtaattattcatttaaaattgtgcataaattattttttatggaggcaaaataaatttaaaaaagttctttaccagcatttgcattttgtttattttatgtccCTTAAGAATGTGGgacactaaaaaatttttttatttacttcatctGTCATACTTatgaccatttaaaaaaaaaaaaaaaattaaatatgtttttgtgcttaaaaggtacttattttttggtgaaaattttGACTATGATTAGAAAAATTCAGCTTAGAAAAAGTATGCTTAGTAAAAGTATGCTTAGTAAAAGTATGCTTAGTAAAAGTCAGctcattaactttaatttacttaGTTTTACTTGCACAAATCAAGCGAGTTAGGTATTTTTGTATGGTACTTGAACATAaattccaaggaaaaaaaactttttaatagttgtttattatttgttttattaatttaactttgtttttaaaaaaattcttttagattttGGGATTTAAATCACATAATTAACCATGATGTAAACATACTGTGCCcttcaaaaatgcttttgaagtAAGCAGTGTCTgaacaatagaattttttattgaatgaaacattttctCACCTACCAAAATTTAACGcttgtttttttcattccttagttttctttatgtttgcttttttgtttacttgtaaacatttactttttttatcctttaattttagtaaaaattaacatgcgtttgtaaatatttatttaactcaacttttatttctgaaatatttttatatcttaggTTGGAACAGATTCTTCCTTTGAAATTGCACCTGATTCAGAAGATGATTTTTCCATGACATCTGTTTCAAAGTATGTTTTTTCCTACTTGATTTATTAGTTTCTAAGTACATGGTTAATAGATTGATAGTAATTGGCATATAGTTTTTTCTCTGTTTAGATTATGTAATTAAGATTCTTTTTAGATTATGTAATCATAATATTTTGGATCAtaatattttgacacatttgCACCTTGAAACTGCCATTTTGACATTGAATTAgtattagcttaaaaaaattcttcaagtgaatttgaaatgaaagaaatttatttctctgattatatcattataaagcatatttttatgttgtttgcatatttttaagtgtttaaacAATACAATGTATGGttccattaatttataaataatgaaggaTTTGATCAGGAACACTCTTAACTTTTTGAAAGCTATggcttttttcatttatgaaattgcACAAAATGCTAACATGAAGGCTCACCAGACAAAGATAAAGATAAATCATGAACAGTTGTTACAAACAtgcaacagttataaaaaatagcatgttattttataaaaagctttatttcatttgataaaaatccttcgaagaacaattaaattttcctgAAAGTCGGCGTCTTACATGTGTCATTGTGCCTTTTAAGTCTAAATCAAGTTAGTAGAAAATGCAacccattatttatttttatatgattttaattaaagtaatttttttttatttttatgaaatatcaatCTAAAACTCATTTCATTTTGTTAGCTTCATTCAAAAACAAGAGAAACTTTTTCTACGGTTCAAACCGAAGAAATGTTTATGGAAGGCATTATCAgaaaggtaatttattttaaatctattaagtTTGATTTGCAGTTAATTCAATCTTTGCATCATAccattgttaaaaatgttgataacttttataaattttcctcTTCCTCTCAAATATTTACTGTTTCtctactttaataaatatttatatttgtatggttttgattactttttctgcagccattttgtttaaagaatgtTGAGAATTATATATCACTGGCGACTAATGCTTATAGTTAATAATGTCCTTCAAATCAGTGGTCCCTAACCTCCAGTTCATGGAACAAATGGTACCAGGCCATCAAaggaacataaatattttatttactgtggtgtatttttcttgaattggTGCGATTTTCTTAGGATGAGAGGTTAATTGGAAGTTGAGAGACTTTGCCTAAAGCCGCACCAATACTGCACATGCAGCTGCTGCATTTCTTTGGAAGAcatgtttacataaaataaaattaaaattaataaatcataagtgtttaaaatgtaaaaactatcAACATCTGCTTCCTTCTCAATGGACCGCAGTTAAATGATCAATCGTTGACCAGTTTGTGGTGGTAAAGAGGTTGGGGAGAGAGAATGATTATAAAGATTTCTACATTCAAACCCGTTTGAACATATGTCTAATCActgttttttaagtattaatactCCATAGTTTTGTGAGAattgggttttaaaaaaactagtctGCAGTATTTAAgagctaatattttaattaatggagAGAAACAAAGATTatctaaataatacaaatttcattGAAAGTATTTATTCTTGATATTGTGtatcattgtttttaatgcaCAATACATATTTCTgacatgataaaattatgattgttaaaagtttaacctaAAATACTCATTGTTCATATTTACATAGTTCTTTAAACTATCatagtatgaaatttttataatatgtagaAAAGTTTCTTTGTGTTTTTCTCTTATCATTCGAGAGTCATTTGTGTCAGTGCCCTAAGACTTAGACGGCTGGTGCGCAATTTCAGCACCCTATTCTTTAATTACCATGTTTTGAGCATGTTGTTGGAAAAACATGCAGCTAATCATTTAGGTAACATTCCTAAAGCTAAACCAATGTGACACAAGGTTGTCACATAGGTTTAACATtagaaattcttattaattaaactgaattttttttgtaattattctaaagataaaaatgaagcAGTTCAACAACAGCCTGTTGTGATCCATGGGTGTCAAGGCaccacaatttcgtgaccaatgGCATGATTGTAGCAATGTGGTCAACATTGC from Parasteatoda tepidariorum isolate YZ-2023 chromosome 2, CAS_Ptep_4.0, whole genome shotgun sequence includes:
- the LOC107452558 gene encoding uro-adherence factor A isoform X2; the encoded protein is MKEEAGANAKARRITAKMRAEWARELDEVGQLFCPMIGCFKKFVTVANFQTHYKWCTGKTDLQKCLYCDSLIITAHKSFYQHMKAYHPDKVEDHKNQDTVYDPDEDPSSSFVTTDDDASLVMHVEEVTESPVKYQRTRKASLKENNQTVWKHKMKSINEAAIKNIDQFQKCVRFNSIVDKINSVDEVVHTIEELQEATTIRSQRTPKKSKNIVPQNVIENELYFEDPDDSVDEPSIDSEVVQRTPKTGTKSVFVLDNEYYKRYHENLTMTRDWSSARKTYTRSRNSNSMGESKFCSQMLNDSSQDGQTMNEFSDSTGFQQVLELQHSDHSTSNPSLSSDDRLQLTENLAPKDLILPLDPKNVDYNLEIIATEEACIDLIMNPDDAKSVKSYKENNESESKSILNQRKFINPVKSLSFEDADFKEDFNQINTFRKKSLELRPIITYGERVVEEQVVTPRNTTVDFNDLLKNVKTSRTENDSLNLVTSNKYSGRFLKPVGNFQRNKAKISAKGLSYYRTKHSKTKHFNKSKLNVLTLFSCKAAKKRRLNKNNTKFSKFYRQSKYACAESAQISCSETKQANKMVKHDTIGKSFKRTKQMNLHNTNKTHKFPLKKAITEKKVNSNSTRTESIPNYSATAKYKSFSEVSDFLYEQSAASYNKVISNVILDCETTLIDYQEMGELCAPEISENLNYAESNVTSETVIEASKNLNSEENTVSSEITPKTTENLNYVESFNTSEARGSNKFCNSHSSISHEQTETVSQVQNVTDQANICKEIIKEVQIISGTKTNVEAFDQDKIKKSDLGCTQENNSSVESKTLNDSLNLPESNNAEKTNFHEPGACQNISDSSLNKNKTDNIDADHIICKDSPTKAKEVMFQQTNNAEKSVEIINHSTGQDKDCDTVVSSMLVDTCSDSEKVALSSEKNSLVIEKDENSSKTSGNYSIGDISETTLLSNNKVNAEVEDTLKNSVCLDQMKLSTDKSMPHSSNVDFLEKALHNQPGTETQISTTLNVNSESTSFVLSTVTDERNKGNEIKHNEKLNENNKVCLVMDRQPSISCLSIQSDNTSAEINVKASVTNSVEILCSNVSNSGESVIEKVGENCSDKSNSKNVVSMKEVMNVETSLSPIDKKGKDEESVEKKVTHKGDEIITNLNSSQTKLEDTALAEHSLSASTSNLSLTNDRISVELNTSQTVRKRGRPRKEKKKDICEGDRTEKNEIEAGICQKTEAVKNLNLSIELREGELTEHLPSTLVCYSSLTGEVINGEISTPQIVKKRGRRKKELANNVTNTEALGSDDIASVKVSTFLSPTDSAVTTSSRKSARIRSRKESMKQLDADNDILNTEKLELIRSKEVNSDLKSMDREVEHEIKENFINQDNLDENVEADLVSEHKVKNSSVMLSPNLHRDSGLSEKSFTSELDSSLSLPAKAKKRGRPRKYPSPTFDIVSGKTGLSLNSNAIKHPETSFKLSGGEVCSKGNIVESLKEANSSFTEESNSVFEENALVAKKAGVKILDRSGTPKKKRGRPRKYPLKEQSNELLNSVPSDINESNSHFIPSKRRGRKKQKLDSHVLSFNNAGVSERNDYSLLANVTQLHDPNFRKSPRKGQPKKCARYAYINSTVENCDQLIEDSDFEEKTVLLPKSGKRKGIKRKRESDFSPEQTPSETSSVEDMFISGASNVLMEGVTLPPKQTRISDTSYSGKPNRRNFHDKSMNRLYNKVLKVGTDSSFEIAPDSEDDFSMTSVSNFIQKQEKLFLRFKPKKCLWKALSESEQVQYYPPLVKSMPLRPKSNQNNVELACFESVTLSDKRDFAFFTGGPIWSSAWCPTPVDKKVHQYLALATSGSLANYYSFTANNEGKSLIQLWNMGFLQTFDLEQTPTLQLCLVFNYGNIFDMAWCPYGCWEDPEQDGDMSRLGLLAVASSDAFIRIYSIPHPNFTNSDASSFPLYDVSPSAVLKPLYSAPGTITEKNACITLHWEKTGKCERIAAGYGNGNICVWMLNTSSSLLTGNEDNVYVPYLLFRSHSTPVTAVAFANLSKSQWLVSTGFEKEVKFWNLNDTSLPVATVKDGYASNVEWGAQCCGAFITNHDSVSFRASHFLREFELETSVATCMDDCNITTKKSGYSEPMNAIAVSDENGTITAKILHTLHGLHPSSLEKFPRRKSHAGKAVIPPLKEVDKTAEPFINYQDLAVNTISWNPNHSSRFWLVAGGSSGVARLSCLHDLKIDDAIS